One Nicotiana sylvestris chromosome 12, ASM39365v2, whole genome shotgun sequence genomic window carries:
- the LOC138883198 gene encoding uncharacterized protein: MGFGIEPDQLHEPFLVSTLVGESITAARVYRGCVVTVGGRDTAVDLIELGMVDFDVLMGMDWLYSCFAKLDCRTRTIRIEFPNEPVIKWKGDNVVPRGRFISYLKAAKMIKKGCIYHLVRVMDTNAEALSLESVPVVNEFLDFFPDKLLGIPPDREIDFGIDVIPGTQPISIPPYRMAPAEL, from the coding sequence ATGGGATTCGGGATAGAGCCGGATCAGCTTCATGAGCCCTTTTTGGTGTCTACCCTAGTTGGTGAGTCTATTACAGCTGCTCGGGTTTATAGAGGATGTGTTGTTACGGTAGGGGGTAGGGATACCGCGGTCGATCTGATTGAGTTAgggatggtcgactttgatgtactaatgggaatggattggctttattcatgctttgccaaacttgattgtcggactagaacCATTAGGattgaatttcctaatgagcccgttattaaatggaagggagataatgtagtgcctagaggtcgatttatttcctaccttaaggccgcgaagatgatcaaaaaggggtgtatctatcatctAGTTCGGGTCATGGACACCAATGCCGAGGCGCTTAGCCTTGAGTCTGtaccagttgtgaatgaatttctgGACTTCTTTCCAGATAAACTCCTTGGGATTCCACCGGATAGGGAaattgattttgggatcgatgtgataCCAGGCACAcaacctatatcaattccaccttacagaatggcaccggcagaattataa